From the genome of Pukyongia salina, one region includes:
- a CDS encoding response regulator, which translates to MKKIFIADHHPVTRKGIACMLKKNDNFEIIGKANNGDELYKSLQEEKPDILIMEIDMPHINGINALRGIKTEFPEVRVLIFSTHPEEIYALRSIKSGAAGYVPKTASTKVFLKALKQIAKGGIFLNEDLTSTFTSRNVGETSAISRYKKLSSREIEVLNLLSSGKRNKDIANALNINEKTVSTYKTRLLKKLKVDNLADLIHQSRMFQFG; encoded by the coding sequence ATGAAGAAAATATTTATCGCCGATCATCATCCGGTTACAAGAAAGGGGATCGCTTGTATGCTGAAAAAGAACGATAATTTCGAGATTATCGGGAAGGCTAATAACGGAGATGAACTGTACAAGAGCTTACAGGAAGAAAAACCCGATATCCTTATCATGGAGATCGACATGCCCCATATTAATGGAATCAATGCCTTGAGGGGTATTAAAACGGAATTCCCGGAAGTTAGAGTACTTATTTTCTCTACACATCCGGAGGAGATCTACGCTTTGCGTTCCATAAAGTCCGGTGCCGCAGGTTATGTCCCCAAAACCGCCTCCACAAAAGTGTTCCTAAAAGCATTAAAACAGATCGCTAAAGGTGGCATCTTCCTCAACGAAGATCTTACCTCAACGTTCACCAGCCGCAATGTTGGTGAAACCAGTGCCATTAGCCGATATAAAAAATTGTCATCTCGAGAGATCGAAGTGCTTAACCTGTTATCCAGCGGAAAACGCAATAAGGATATCGCGAACGCACTTAACATAAATGAGAAAACAGTTAGCACCTATAAAACCAGGTTGCTTAAAAAATTGAAAGTAGACAATCTGGCCGATCTAATCCATCAGTCCAGAATGTTTCAATTTGGATAA
- the dnaG gene encoding DNA primase, with product MISKTTIDNVFETARVEEVIGDFVQLKKSGSNFKGLSPFTDERTPSFMVSPVKQIWKDFSSGKGGNVVAFLMEHEHFTYPEAIRYLAKKYGIEIDETEQTDEQKELANERESLYLVSEYAKDYFVSALHKTEEGKAIGLTYFKERGFTDETIKKFELGYSPNQWSAFTDTAIKKGYKLEFLEKTGLTIVKEEKQFDRFKGRVMFPIKSMSGRVLGFGGRILSSDKKAAKYLNSPESDIYHKSKVLYGIYQAKQAIAKEDNCFLVEGYTDVIQFHQTGIENVVSSSGTALTPEQIRLVNRLTRNITVLFDGDAAGLRASLRGVDLILEQGMNVKICTFPEGEDPDSFARENSLEMLRSYLEEHSKDFISFKASLLASEAKNDPIKKADTIRDMVVSISKIPDVIKQEVYIKECSRIMDISEEVLFNTLAQLLQKEKREASKRTSQPPLETMGIVPAERQAVQKIDIQFELERKIIELLLLYGTEEEEFDDLILEANEEGEIAFTPEKMRTKVYEKIYLDLQDDEIEFMNEDFRELYYEIINKLNREQDLKIDALVNQLQPEKAETVTHILMEEEKYSLHNWERKEIYVKEKKHAISQVVSETILNLRRHLVTSKIAELSKSPLKNGEYEDKTVLENISDYTILRDVLSEKLRRVL from the coding sequence TTGATCTCAAAAACAACCATAGATAATGTGTTTGAAACCGCCCGTGTAGAGGAGGTAATAGGCGATTTTGTTCAATTGAAGAAATCGGGGAGTAACTTTAAAGGTCTTAGCCCTTTTACCGATGAGCGAACGCCCAGCTTCATGGTTTCTCCGGTAAAACAGATATGGAAGGACTTTAGTAGTGGAAAAGGGGGAAATGTGGTTGCCTTTCTTATGGAACACGAGCATTTTACGTATCCCGAAGCCATCCGGTATCTGGCAAAGAAGTATGGGATAGAAATAGATGAAACAGAGCAAACCGATGAGCAGAAGGAGCTGGCGAACGAACGGGAAAGTTTGTACCTGGTTAGTGAGTATGCCAAGGATTATTTTGTGTCTGCACTGCATAAAACCGAAGAAGGAAAGGCGATCGGGCTTACGTATTTCAAAGAGCGTGGTTTTACCGATGAAACCATTAAAAAGTTCGAATTAGGATATTCTCCAAACCAGTGGAGTGCCTTTACCGATACGGCCATTAAAAAAGGATATAAGCTGGAGTTTCTCGAGAAAACCGGCCTCACAATTGTAAAAGAAGAAAAGCAATTCGATCGGTTTAAAGGAAGGGTGATGTTTCCCATAAAAAGCATGAGTGGCCGGGTACTGGGCTTCGGTGGCAGGATTTTAAGCAGTGATAAGAAAGCGGCCAAATACCTTAATTCTCCTGAGAGCGATATTTACCACAAGAGTAAAGTTCTGTATGGTATTTACCAGGCTAAGCAGGCAATTGCCAAAGAAGATAATTGTTTCCTGGTGGAAGGATATACAGACGTTATCCAGTTCCATCAAACCGGGATTGAAAATGTGGTTTCCTCTTCAGGTACGGCTCTAACACCGGAACAGATAAGACTTGTCAACAGGCTCACCCGGAATATCACCGTATTGTTTGATGGGGATGCTGCCGGTTTGAGGGCTTCCTTACGAGGAGTAGACCTAATCCTGGAACAGGGAATGAATGTGAAGATCTGCACCTTCCCCGAGGGGGAGGACCCAGACAGTTTTGCACGCGAGAATTCGCTCGAAATGCTGCGATCCTACCTGGAAGAGCACTCTAAGGATTTTATAAGCTTCAAGGCCTCTTTGTTGGCTTCGGAAGCGAAAAACGATCCTATAAAAAAGGCAGACACCATCAGGGATATGGTAGTAAGTATTTCGAAGATACCCGATGTGATCAAACAGGAGGTATACATCAAGGAATGCTCGAGGATCATGGATATTTCTGAAGAAGTTCTATTCAATACCCTGGCGCAACTCCTTCAGAAAGAAAAAAGAGAAGCCTCAAAACGAACTTCACAACCACCGCTTGAAACGATGGGTATTGTGCCTGCCGAACGCCAGGCTGTTCAGAAAATAGATATACAGTTTGAACTGGAACGGAAGATCATCGAACTTCTCTTACTCTACGGTACCGAGGAAGAAGAATTCGACGACCTGATCCTGGAAGCCAATGAAGAGGGTGAGATTGCATTTACCCCGGAAAAAATGCGAACAAAAGTCTATGAAAAGATCTATTTGGATCTTCAGGATGACGAGATCGAATTTATGAACGAGGATTTTAGGGAGTTGTATTATGAGATCATCAATAAATTAAACCGGGAGCAGGATCTCAAGATAGATGCACTGGTAAATCAGTTACAACCGGAAAAAGCCGAAACAGTTACTCATATACTTATGGAGGAAGAAAAATACAGTCTTCACAATTGGGAACGAAAAGAGATCTATGTAAAAGAGAAAAAGCATGCTATTTCACAGGTGGTAAGTGAAACGATACTCAATTTAAGAAGGCACCTCGTTACATCGAAGATAGCCGAACTATCTAAAAGTCCACTGAAAAACGGGGAGTATGAGGACAAAACTGTTCTGGAAAATATAAGTGATTATACCATCCTGAGAGATGTGCTATCCGAGAAACTTAGGCGAGTGCTATAA
- the gldC gene encoding gliding motility protein GldC, which yields MATNTSEIKINVSLDENKIPESLSWSAPDGGVDNSPSKAMLLSVWDHTAKEALRIDLWTKDMPLDEMNVFFHQTLMAMSHTFQRATGDEKMAATMRDFCDYFAEKLELKKD from the coding sequence ATGGCAACAAATACTTCAGAAATAAAAATAAATGTAAGCCTTGACGAGAACAAGATCCCGGAATCCTTATCATGGTCTGCACCGGACGGAGGTGTGGATAACAGCCCATCTAAAGCGATGTTGCTTTCAGTATGGGATCATACGGCCAAAGAGGCACTTCGTATCGACCTCTGGACCAAGGATATGCCGCTGGACGAAATGAATGTCTTTTTTCATCAAACCCTAATGGCTATGTCGCACACTTTTCAACGGGCTACCGGCGACGAAAAGATGGCTGCTACCATGCGCGATTTTTGCGATTATTTTGCCGAAAAACTAGAGCTGAAAAAAGATTAA
- the nadE gene encoding NAD(+) synthase produces the protein MQTEKVVDHIVNWLKDYATNAHMKGFVIGISGGIDSAVTSTLCARTGLELLCLEMPIHQAPSQVSRALNHIDWLQKNYTDVSMIKVDLTPVFDGLLAALPPVENEESRFMSLANTRARLRMTSLYYFAALKKYLVAGTGNKVEDFGVGFFTKYGDGGVDLSPIADLMKSEVYEIARFLGINQEIIDAAPTDGLWGDNRTDEDQIGASYDELEWAMKMQDAGKDNSHFEGRKREVMSIYLRLNKANQHKMVPIPVCEIPAQLKN, from the coding sequence ATGCAGACCGAAAAAGTTGTAGACCATATTGTAAACTGGTTGAAGGATTATGCAACCAATGCCCATATGAAAGGGTTTGTAATTGGTATTAGTGGAGGGATAGATTCGGCGGTAACTTCTACTTTATGTGCCCGTACAGGACTGGAACTCCTATGCCTCGAAATGCCCATTCATCAGGCACCGTCTCAGGTGAGTCGTGCCTTGAATCATATTGACTGGCTTCAAAAGAACTATACCGATGTTTCTATGATCAAGGTGGACCTTACCCCTGTTTTTGACGGCCTACTAGCTGCTCTACCCCCGGTTGAAAACGAAGAATCACGGTTTATGTCGCTGGCAAACACAAGAGCTCGCCTTCGAATGACGAGTTTATACTACTTTGCCGCCCTTAAAAAATACCTGGTGGCAGGTACGGGAAACAAAGTGGAAGACTTTGGTGTGGGATTCTTTACCAAATATGGTGACGGAGGAGTAGACCTTAGTCCCATAGCAGACCTTATGAAGAGTGAAGTCTACGAAATTGCGCGGTTTTTAGGGATAAACCAGGAGATCATAGACGCTGCTCCCACCGATGGACTTTGGGGCGATAACAGAACCGATGAGGATCAGATAGGAGCAAGTTACGACGAACTGGAATGGGCTATGAAAATGCAAGATGCCGGGAAGGATAATTCGCATTTTGAAGGTCGAAAAAGGGAGGTAATGTCTATCTATTTAAGACTCAATAAAGCCAATCAACACAAAATGGTGCCTATTCCGGTATGCGAAATACCGGCCCAACTGAAAAATTAA
- a CDS encoding FtsL-like putative cell division protein, producing the protein MKKSFYNVVKGKFLVSDDAFRNWRFIIFLSFLALIMIASSHSADKKVHRIAQLNNEVKELKSEYVDIRMKLMQTKLESRIIKAMAARGLQPSVTPPQKIRIITTKE; encoded by the coding sequence ATGAAGAAGAGTTTTTATAATGTGGTAAAAGGTAAGTTTTTGGTAAGCGACGACGCTTTCCGAAACTGGCGCTTTATCATTTTTCTCTCCTTTTTAGCGCTCATTATGATCGCGAGCTCTCATAGTGCCGATAAAAAGGTACACAGGATCGCCCAACTTAACAACGAAGTAAAGGAATTGAAAAGTGAATATGTGGATATCCGTATGAAACTCATGCAAACCAAATTGGAGAGCAGGATCATTAAGGCAATGGCGGCACGAGGTTTACAACCCTCGGTGACGCCACCTCAGAAAATAAGAATAATCACAACTAAAGAATAA
- a CDS encoding GTPase, giving the protein MQLLFVYNANAGRANAVLDSMHKILSPSTYDCKLCELTFGAFTERNIWKEFRKNSNVNMRFLHKDEFKKEFRSKWLPKYNFPVVLIQNENKLELFITSEEFEALHSPQVLIKLIQDRLPLY; this is encoded by the coding sequence ATGCAGCTACTCTTTGTATACAATGCGAATGCAGGTAGAGCCAACGCTGTGCTGGATAGTATGCATAAGATCCTGAGTCCTTCCACCTACGATTGTAAATTATGTGAACTTACTTTTGGCGCCTTTACAGAACGAAATATCTGGAAGGAGTTCAGGAAGAATTCTAATGTGAACATGCGTTTTCTTCACAAGGATGAATTTAAGAAGGAGTTTCGCTCCAAATGGCTTCCGAAGTACAATTTTCCGGTTGTGCTGATACAAAATGAAAATAAACTGGAATTATTTATTACTTCCGAAGAATTTGAAGCTTTACATTCGCCACAGGTATTGATTAAACTGATCCAAGATCGTTTACCTCTTTATTGA
- the mraZ gene encoding division/cell wall cluster transcriptional repressor MraZ, with amino-acid sequence MLNLIGTYECKADVKGRVMVPAALKKQLATVAQNGFVIKRAVFQPCLELYPMDEWQALMRKMGELNRFNRKNNDFIRRFTAGVKTVELDATGRLNIPKDLASFAGMDKDVVISSAINIVEIWDKQKYEQAIDDAANDFADLAEDVMGDASNADHGIS; translated from the coding sequence ATGCTCAATCTAATAGGTACATACGAATGCAAAGCCGATGTAAAGGGGCGTGTTATGGTGCCGGCTGCTTTGAAAAAGCAATTGGCAACAGTAGCCCAGAACGGTTTTGTTATTAAGCGTGCTGTTTTTCAGCCCTGCCTTGAATTGTATCCTATGGACGAATGGCAGGCACTAATGCGAAAGATGGGTGAGCTGAACAGATTCAACAGGAAGAACAACGATTTTATAAGACGGTTTACGGCAGGTGTGAAAACAGTAGAACTGGATGCCACAGGAAGGTTGAATATACCAAAAGACCTGGCGTCTTTTGCAGGGATGGATAAAGACGTTGTGATCTCTTCTGCGATCAATATCGTCGAAATCTGGGATAAACAAAAATATGAACAAGCCATAGATGACGCTGCCAACGATTTTGCAGATCTGGCTGAAGATGTAATGGGCGATGCAAGCAATGCAGACCATGGAATATCATAA
- a CDS encoding RNA polymerase sigma factor: MKLISLHKNYSTLIKNVARGNRKAQHELFEMFAPKMLSVCRQYIKHGDLAEEVMLSGFFKVFNKIETYSGNGSFEGWIRRIMVNESLSELRRQKKLNFQDESVIENSLEHSAYMDSELEAEEIQKLIDALPDGYKTVFVLYVVEGYKHSEIAELLQISEGTSKSQLSKARSMLQVMINKQNNTSYGTH, encoded by the coding sequence TTGAAGCTGATCTCATTACATAAAAATTACAGTACCCTTATAAAAAATGTAGCCAGGGGTAATAGGAAAGCACAACATGAATTGTTTGAAATGTTTGCGCCCAAGATGCTCAGTGTTTGCAGACAATATATAAAACATGGGGATCTGGCTGAAGAGGTTATGTTGAGTGGGTTTTTTAAGGTCTTTAATAAGATAGAAACCTACTCTGGAAATGGAAGCTTTGAAGGATGGATAAGGAGGATCATGGTGAACGAATCACTTTCTGAATTACGCCGGCAAAAGAAACTCAATTTTCAGGACGAATCGGTGATCGAAAACTCTCTTGAGCATTCGGCTTATATGGATTCGGAATTGGAAGCAGAGGAGATTCAGAAGCTCATAGATGCGCTACCCGACGGTTATAAAACAGTATTTGTACTGTATGTTGTTGAAGGCTACAAACACAGCGAGATTGCCGAATTACTTCAAATAAGTGAAGGAACGTCCAAATCGCAATTATCGAAAGCCAGGAGCATGCTTCAGGTAATGATTAATAAACAAAATAATACAAGCTATGGCACCCATTAA
- a CDS encoding polyprenyl synthetase family protein, translating to MKIVSQIKLPIENEMELFEKKFSGAMSSKVSLLNRITHYVVNRKGKQMRPMFVFLIAKMNNNGEVNERTYRGASVIELIHTATLVHDDVVDDSNRRRGFFSINALWKNKIAVLVGDYLLSKGLLLSIDNDDFDLLKIISVAVREMSEGELLQIEKARSLDITEDVYFEIIRQKTATLIAACCAMGAQSVNAPASEVEKSREFGELIGMAFQIKDDLFDYGDDKIGKPTGIDIKEKKMTLPLIHAINKATSEEKRWLINSVKNHNKDRKRVKEVIAFVKEKGGLEYAIEQMKDYRRRALELLASYPESEYRSSLELMVNYVIDRKK from the coding sequence ATGAAGATAGTCTCTCAAATAAAGTTACCAATTGAGAACGAAATGGAACTTTTCGAGAAAAAGTTTTCTGGGGCTATGTCTTCAAAAGTTTCTCTACTTAACAGGATCACACATTATGTTGTAAACAGGAAAGGGAAGCAAATGCGTCCGATGTTTGTTTTCCTCATTGCGAAAATGAACAACAATGGCGAGGTAAACGAACGCACCTACAGGGGTGCTTCAGTGATTGAACTTATACACACAGCCACGCTGGTACACGATGATGTAGTGGACGACAGTAATAGAAGACGAGGATTCTTCTCTATCAATGCGTTGTGGAAGAACAAGATCGCCGTGCTGGTGGGGGACTACCTGCTTTCCAAAGGTTTGCTTTTATCTATCGACAATGATGATTTCGATCTATTAAAGATTATATCGGTGGCGGTTCGTGAGATGAGCGAAGGTGAACTATTACAGATCGAAAAAGCCAGATCGCTGGACATTACGGAAGATGTATACTTCGAGATCATCCGCCAGAAAACCGCAACCCTTATCGCGGCCTGTTGTGCCATGGGGGCACAGTCTGTAAACGCTCCGGCTTCGGAGGTTGAGAAATCCAGAGAATTTGGAGAATTGATTGGCATGGCTTTTCAGATCAAGGATGACCTTTTCGATTATGGCGACGACAAAATAGGAAAGCCTACGGGGATCGACATCAAGGAGAAGAAAATGACCCTTCCACTAATTCATGCCATCAATAAAGCTACTTCAGAAGAAAAAAGATGGTTGATCAATTCGGTAAAGAATCACAACAAGGATCGTAAGAGAGTTAAGGAAGTAATTGCCTTTGTAAAAGAAAAAGGTGGATTAGAATATGCCATCGAGCAAATGAAAGATTATCGGCGCCGTGCACTGGAACTGCTGGCATCCTATCCCGAATCTGAATACAGATCGTCTCTCGAACTAATGGTGAATTACGTGATCGACCGTAAGAAATAA
- the yihA gene encoding ribosome biogenesis GTP-binding protein YihA/YsxC: protein MKIVSAEFIMSNSDVAKCPKNKLPEYAFIGRSNVGKSSLINMLMQRKNLAKTSGRPGKTQLINHFLINDNWYLVDLPGYGYARVSKKDKKTFQKFITQYFQKRKQLVLGFVLIDCRHEPQPIDLEFMQWLGENQLPFAIVFTKADKLKPNALKANIEAYQKKLLETWETIPTYFITSSSKGYGRDQLLDYIDAINKEVNDLGSV, encoded by the coding sequence ATGAAGATCGTTTCGGCAGAATTTATAATGAGCAATAGCGATGTGGCTAAGTGCCCCAAGAATAAATTGCCCGAATATGCATTCATTGGCCGAAGTAACGTAGGGAAATCCTCCCTTATCAATATGCTGATGCAACGAAAAAACCTGGCAAAAACTTCAGGCAGGCCCGGGAAGACCCAGCTCATTAACCATTTTCTCATTAACGATAACTGGTATCTCGTCGATCTGCCCGGATACGGCTACGCCCGTGTATCGAAAAAGGACAAAAAGACATTTCAGAAATTCATCACCCAGTATTTTCAGAAACGAAAACAATTGGTCTTAGGATTCGTACTAATTGATTGCAGGCACGAACCTCAGCCGATCGATCTGGAATTTATGCAATGGCTGGGTGAGAATCAGCTGCCGTTTGCCATCGTTTTTACCAAAGCAGATAAATTAAAACCTAACGCCCTTAAGGCCAACATCGAAGCCTACCAAAAAAAACTATTGGAGACCTGGGAAACAATTCCCACATACTTCATTACTTCCTCCAGTAAGGGCTATGGAAGAGATCAGCTATTAGATTATATCGATGCGATCAATAAAGAGGTAAACGATCTTGGATCAGTTTAA
- a CDS encoding alpha/beta fold hydrolase yields the protein MSNHLREEGKFKYLEVGEGTPIIVLHGLMGGLSNFDGVTEFFPAKGYQILIPELPIYTMPILKTNVKKFAEYVAQFIDHKGFENVILLGNSLGGHIGLLCTKLYPKKVKALVITGSSGLYESAMGESYPKRGDRDYIQKKAENVFYDPKVATKEIVDEVYASVNDRNKLIRTLSIAKSAIRHNMSKDLPKMNTPTCIIWGKQDNVTPPEVAEEFHELLPDSDLFWIDKCGHAAMMEHPDEFNDLLYAWLQERGF from the coding sequence ATGTCAAACCACTTACGCGAAGAAGGCAAATTCAAATATCTTGAGGTAGGAGAAGGAACTCCCATTATAGTGCTACACGGGCTCATGGGTGGGCTAAGTAACTTTGATGGCGTGACCGAATTTTTCCCGGCAAAAGGTTACCAGATCCTCATCCCGGAATTACCTATTTATACCATGCCTATTCTAAAAACCAATGTAAAGAAGTTTGCAGAATACGTAGCCCAATTTATCGACCATAAAGGGTTCGAAAATGTGATCTTGTTAGGAAATTCCCTGGGCGGACATATAGGTTTACTCTGTACTAAATTATACCCTAAGAAGGTAAAAGCATTGGTGATCACAGGCAGCTCCGGGCTCTATGAGAGCGCTATGGGAGAGAGTTATCCGAAACGAGGCGACAGGGACTATATTCAGAAGAAAGCCGAAAATGTGTTCTACGATCCCAAGGTTGCCACCAAAGAGATCGTAGATGAGGTTTACGCCTCCGTAAACGATCGCAATAAACTAATACGTACCTTATCTATCGCCAAAAGTGCGATACGGCACAATATGTCTAAGGATCTCCCAAAAATGAACACCCCTACCTGTATCATTTGGGGGAAACAAGACAATGTCACTCCTCCTGAAGTGGCAGAAGAATTTCACGAGCTGCTCCCGGATTCGGATCTGTTCTGGATAGACAAATGCGGTCATGCCGCTATGATGGAACACCCCGATGAGTTTAACGACTTATTATACGCCTGGCTGCAGGAGCGCGGATTTTAA
- the rsmH gene encoding 16S rRNA (cytosine(1402)-N(4))-methyltransferase RsmH → MEYHKPVLLKETVDGLNIQPEGVYVDVTFGGGGHSREIIKRLGETGKLIAFDQDTDALENAIDDPRFLLINENFRFLKRFLRFYGYKQVDGILGDFGVSSHQFDVAERGFSTRFEADLDMRMDRNSDFSAYDVINTYEQNRLRSVLANYGELRSAAGMARMIVEARGEEPIKSSDQLKRALGRFLPKHKENKILAQVYQAIRIEVNQELEALKEFLLQTNEVLKPGGRLSLISYHSLEDRLVKRFMRNGMFEGEPEKDVFGKAEVPFKPVGKFIIPSETEIAENPRARSAKLRIAEKL, encoded by the coding sequence ATGGAATATCATAAACCGGTACTACTTAAAGAAACGGTAGACGGGTTAAACATCCAACCTGAAGGGGTTTACGTGGATGTTACTTTTGGCGGCGGCGGACATTCAAGGGAAATAATAAAACGACTGGGAGAAACAGGCAAACTAATTGCCTTCGATCAGGATACAGATGCGCTTGAGAATGCTATCGATGACCCGCGGTTTTTGTTAATTAACGAAAACTTTAGGTTTCTCAAGCGCTTCTTACGTTTCTATGGTTATAAGCAGGTGGATGGGATCCTGGGTGATTTCGGGGTATCATCTCATCAGTTCGATGTAGCCGAACGCGGATTTTCTACCCGGTTTGAAGCCGATCTGGACATGCGGATGGACAGGAACAGTGATTTCTCCGCCTATGATGTGATCAATACTTATGAGCAAAACCGCCTGCGGTCGGTATTGGCTAACTACGGAGAACTAAGAAGTGCGGCCGGGATGGCTAGAATGATCGTTGAAGCTAGGGGGGAGGAACCCATAAAAAGCAGTGATCAGTTGAAAAGAGCACTGGGGCGTTTTCTTCCGAAGCATAAAGAGAATAAGATCCTGGCGCAAGTGTATCAGGCAATTCGAATAGAGGTTAACCAGGAGTTGGAAGCCCTGAAGGAGTTTCTCCTGCAAACTAATGAAGTGCTGAAACCGGGGGGGCGATTGAGTTTGATCTCTTATCATTCGCTGGAAGACCGACTGGTTAAACGTTTTATGCGAAATGGAATGTTTGAAGGAGAACCCGAGAAGGATGTCTTCGGAAAGGCAGAGGTGCCATTCAAACCTGTTGGGAAGTTTATAATCCCTTCGGAAACGGAAATAGCTGAAAACCCCAGGGCAAGAAGTGCAAAACTAAGAATAGCAGAAAAACTGTAA
- the gldB gene encoding gliding motility lipoprotein GldB — MRYFLLFIVVLFMASCDRKSNIEKEIEGIPMDIEILRFDKEFAAASISELPSLKKKYPVFFPEQFHDSVWVGRMQDTLQRQLSDAVEQVFPTEAYIEDQLVPLFQHIEYYFPEFEAPTVVTVTSDVDYQNKAIVADSLLVLGLDTYLGEDHEFYTGIKRYVAKNLKPSQIGPDVATSYARQLISIPRKRDLLSQMIYFGKELYLKDIWLPEVSEAERIGYTEEEMQWAHDNEIEIWRYFVERELLYSTDVKLPPRFINPAPFSKFYLEIDNESPGMIGRFIGWQIVRSYMENNDTSVAQLMIISPEEIFKKSKYKPAK, encoded by the coding sequence ATGAGGTATTTTTTATTGTTTATAGTGGTGCTATTCATGGCATCCTGCGATAGAAAGAGTAATATAGAAAAGGAAATTGAAGGGATCCCAATGGATATTGAGATCCTTCGTTTCGATAAGGAATTTGCGGCCGCCAGCATAAGTGAATTGCCATCCCTAAAGAAGAAATATCCGGTGTTCTTTCCCGAGCAATTTCACGACAGTGTATGGGTAGGGAGAATGCAGGATACCCTGCAACGCCAGCTTAGTGATGCCGTGGAACAGGTTTTTCCTACCGAAGCTTATATAGAAGATCAGTTGGTTCCTTTGTTTCAGCATATAGAATATTACTTCCCCGAATTCGAGGCACCCACAGTGGTAACAGTTACTTCAGATGTGGATTACCAGAATAAAGCGATCGTTGCAGATAGTTTGCTCGTGCTGGGCCTGGACACCTATTTAGGGGAGGACCACGAATTTTACACCGGGATAAAGCGCTATGTGGCTAAGAATTTAAAGCCTTCACAGATTGGGCCGGATGTGGCTACTTCGTATGCAAGGCAACTAATTAGTATCCCCAGAAAGCGTGATCTGCTATCGCAAATGATCTATTTTGGTAAAGAACTATACTTAAAGGATATTTGGCTGCCCGAAGTTTCGGAGGCGGAAAGAATTGGCTACACCGAAGAAGAAATGCAATGGGCACACGATAATGAGATTGAGATCTGGCGATATTTTGTTGAACGAGAACTTTTGTACAGTACAGACGTTAAATTACCTCCCCGATTTATCAACCCAGCCCCATTTTCTAAATTTTACCTGGAAATTGACAACGAATCACCCGGGATGATCGGTAGATTTATCGGCTGGCAGATTGTACGTTCCTATATGGAGAACAACGATACTTCCGTAGCCCAGCTCATGATCATTTCACCAGAGGAGATCTTTAAAAAATCAAAATACAAACCCGCGAAATAA